The DNA window ATTCAGGGGTTCCCATGTCCGAGTCCTCGGTGATGCCGCTGCACATGCGGCGCGCGCAGTTCGACCCCGCGCCGGACCTCGCAGCGGCGCGCGAGGAGTCGGGCGTCACCCGGGTCAAGACCGCGTTCGGGGCCGACGCCTGGCTGGTGAGCCGGTACGCCTACGTCCGCGAGGTCCTGGGCGACGCCGAGCGGTTCCCGATCGCCCGGCAGACCATCGCGCGGCTGCCCGGAGCCCCCGAGATGACCCCCGAACAGCTCGCCAAGATCAACGCGGGCAACCTGCTCGGCCAGGACCCGCCCGAGCACACCCGGCTGCGGCGCATGCTGACCCCCGAGTTCACGCTGCGGCGCATGCGGCGCATGGAGCCCAGGGTCAAGGCCATCATCGACGAGCACCTGGACGCCATGGAGGCCGCCGGGCCGCCCGCGGACCTGGTGCCGTCGTTCGCGCTGCCGATCCCGTCGCTCGTGATCTGCGAGCTGCTCGGCGTCCCGTACGAGGACCGCGCCGGGTTCCAGGAGCGCACCAGCCGGATGCTCGACGTCACGGTGCCCGCCGAGGAGCGGGTGGCGCTGCAGTTCCAGGGGCGGGCGTACATGGAGGACCTGGTCGGCCGCATCCAGGCCGACCCCGGCGAGGACCTGCTCGGCATGCTGGTCCGCGAGCACGGCGACGACCTCACCAAGGACGAGCTGATCGGCATCGGCAGCCTGCTGCTGTTCGCCGGGCACGAGACGACCTCCAACATGCTCTCGCTCGGCACGCTGGCGCTGCTCCGCCACCCGGAACAGCTCGACCTGCTGCGCAAGGAGCCCGAGCGGATCGAGGCGGCGGTGGAGGAGCTGCTGCGCTGGCTCAGCATCGTGCACTCGGGCACCACCAAGGTCGCCACCGCCGAGACCCGGCTCGGCGACGCCGTCATCGCGCCCGGCGACCTGGTGATCTGCTCCCTGCCCACGGCCAACCGCGACTCCGGGGCGGTGCCGGACGCCGACCGGTTCGACCTGACGCGCGGCGCTCCCGGCCACCTCGCGTTCGGGCACGGCATCCACCACTGCCTGGGTGCGCCGCTCGCCAGGATGGAGCTGAAGATGGCCTTCCCCGCGCTGTTCCAGCGCTTCCCGGGGCTCCGGGTGGCCGACGGCGCCGAGCCGCAGTTCCGCTCGTTCAGCGTCGTGTACGGGCTGTCCTCGCTGCCGGTCGCCTGGTAGCGCCGTTGGTTACGCTGCACTCATGCGTGTAGTGGTGATCGGCGCGAGCGGGCACATCGGCACTTATCTCGTCCCCCGGCTGGTGGACGCGGGCCACGACGTCGTGGCGGTGAGCAGGGGCAAGCGGGAGCCCTACACCCCGCACGGGGCCTGGCGGCGGGTCACCGCCGTCACCGCCGACCGGGACGCGGAGGACGCGGCGGGCACCTTCGGGCGGCGGATCGCCGACCTGGAGGGCGACGCCGTCATCGACCTCATCTGCTTCCAGGAGGCGAGCGCCCGCCACCTGGCCGAGGCGCTGACCGGGCGGGTCCGGCACTTCCTGCACTGCGGGACCATCTGGACACACGGCCCCAGCGCGCGGGTGCCGACGACCGAGGACCGGCCGAAACGGCCGCTCGGCGAGTACGGCAGGCAGAAGGCCGCGATCGAGGCGTACCTGCTGGACCGGGCGCACCGCGACGGGTTCCCCGCGACGATCGTCCATCCCGGGCACATCACCGGTCCCGGATGGGTGCCGGTCAACCCGGCGGGCAACGTCAACCCGGCCGTCTTCCAGGCCCTGGCCGACGGGGAGGAGCTGGCGCTGCCGAACTTCGGCATGGAGACCGTGCAGCACGTGCACGCCGACGACGTGGCCAGGCTGTTCATGGACGCGCTGGCCACGCCGTCCGCGTCGGTCGGCGAGAGCTTCCACTCGGTGGCGGAGGGCGCGCTCACACTGCGCGGCTACGCCGAGGCGGTGGCCGGGTGGTTCGGGCAGGAGGCGCGGCTGACGTACCTCCCGTGGGAGCGGTGGCGGGCCACGGTGTCCGAGGAGGACGCGGCGGTCACCTACGACCACATCATGTACAGCCCGCACTGCGGCATGGCGAAGGCGGCGCGGCTGCTCGGCCACCGGCCCCGCCACGAGGCGCTGGAGGCGATCGAGGAGGCCGTCGGCTGGCTGGTCCGCGCCGGGACGATCGCCGCCTGAGCGCGTCCGGTCAGCCGGTCAGCGGCCCGAACACCTTCCGCGTGTCGATGACCTTCCCGAACAGCTCCCACCGCTGCCCCTTGAACGTCATGAGCTGCATCGACTCGATCGGGAAGGCGTCACCCTGCCCGGTGCTGAGCGTCACGCCGGGCAGCAGCATGTCGATCGGCACGTTGCGCAGGTCGCGCACCGAGTCCCGCAGCCCTTCCCTGGTGGGGCACTTGGCCGCGTCCATCGCCTTGTGGAAGCTGTTGGCGACGGCCCAGCCGAAGGTCAGGTACGGGATGTTCGGGTCGGCCCCGGGCGCGTACTGCTTGACCTTCTGCTTGTAGAGCGTCATCTCGGCATCGGTCGCCCAGGTCGGGTCGTTCGGGTCCTTGTAGTACGAGCTGGACACGACGCCCTGCACGTTGTCGAAGCCGACCGGCTTCAGCACGGTGATCGACGCGGCGACGTTGTTGAGGATGTGCAGCGGGTTCCAGCCGGTGTTCCTGACGTCGGCGGCCAGCGCCTGTGAGCCGAACTTCGGCGTGGTGATGTTGAGGAAGACGTCGGCCTTCGAGCCGGCCAGGTTGCGCATCTGGGGGTCGATGCTCGGGTCGGTGACCTCGTAGCTCTGCTCGGCGACGATCGTGAGCTGGGTGCCCTCGATGGCCCGCTTGAAGCCGTTGAGGAGGTCCTTGCCGAAGTCGTCGTTCTGGAAGAGCACGGCGATCTTGGCCGACGGCTGCTCCGCCTTCAGGTACTGCGCGTAGACGCGGGCCTCGGAGACGTAGTTCGGCTGCCAGCCGATGGTCCACGGGTGCGCGCCGTCGGTGCCCCACTTGGACGCGCCGGTCGCGACGAAGACCTGCGGCACCTTGCGCTGGTTGGCGTAGTCCCAGGTGGCGGTGGTCGAGGGGGTGCCGAGCGTCTGGAACAGGGCGAAGACCTGGTCCTGCTCCACCAGCCTGCGGGCCTCCTCGACGGCCTTCGGCGGCTGGTAGCCGTCGTCGCGCACGATGAACTCCACCGTGCGCCCGCCGATCCCGCCCTTCTCGGCGTTGACGTAGTCGAAGTACGCCTTGATGCCCTTGGGGATGTCCCCGTAGGCGGAGGCCGGGCCGGACAGCGGGTAGATGCCGCCCAGCTTGATGCTCTTGTCGGTGATGCCGGTCGTCTGCTGGCCCTGGCACTGGCCGGACGCGGCCGTCCCGGAGTCGCCGCCGCTCTCGCGGCCCCCGCAGGCGCCGACGGCGACCAGGAGCAGCGCCGTGCAGCCGATCGCAGATACACGCATCCCTCTTACTCCTTCCGGGGGATCTTCCTGATCAGGCGGCCGGCCAGCCCGGCGAGGCCCGTAGGGGCCACGTACATCACGGCGATGATCAGCAGGCCGAGGATGACGCCGGGCGCGGCCTCGTTGAGGTCCTGCGCGACGCTCGGGACGAACATCACGAACAGCGCGCCGAGCACCGGCCCGGCGGTCGAGCCGAGCCCGCCGACGACCAGGCCGGCGAGCAGGGTGATCGACAGGTTGAGGGTGAACGAGTCCGGCGAGACGAACCCGATCACCCACGTGTAGACGCAGCCGGCCACGCCGGCGAACATCGCGCTCCACGCGAAGGCCAGCGTCTTGTACGCCGACAGCCGCACCCCCATGACCTCGGCCGCGCCCTCGTCGTCGCGCAGCGCGTGCAGCGCCCGCCCCACCCGCGACCGCAGCAGGCTGCCGACCAGCGCGAACGAGGCCACGGCGACCGCGAGGGCGAGGAAGTACAGCCACTGGTCCTCGGCGAGGCCGCTCCAGGCGGGCGGGCTCGGCTTGGGCAGCGTCAGCCCCATCGAGCCGCCGGTGACGTGCTCGAACCGCTTCAGCAGCGGCACCAGGAAGATCGCGATCGCCAGCGTGACGAGCGCCAGGTAGAGCCCGCGCAGCCGGACCGCGGGGACCCCGAACGCCAGCCCCAGCAGGAACGCCACGGCCGCCGCGGCCGGCAGCGTCAGCGGGTACGGCAGGCCGGGCCCGTGCGCCAGGACCGCCGCCGTGTACGCGCCCACGGCGAAGAACGCCCCGTGCCCGAGCGAGATCTGCCCGGCGTGGCCGACGAGCAGGTTCAGCCCGAGCAGCGCGACCGCGTACACCAGGACCATCGTGAGCTGGAAGACGTGGAAGGGGACGAGCTGGAACGGCGCGTAGAGCGCGGCGGCCAGCAGCGCCGCCGTCGCCGCCCGGCGCCGCCCGGCGGGCGTCCACCGGAGGCGGCGGCGCGCGGGGCGCGTGTCCACGCCGGCGTCCTCGACCTGGGTCATGCGCGTTCCACCACCGCTCGGCCGAACAGCCCGCGTGGCCGTACCAGGAGCACGCCGAGGATGATCGCCAGGGGCACGCCGATCTTGAGGTCGGAGCCGATGGCGGGCACGTACGCGCCGGCCAGCGTCTCCGCCACGCCGACGATCACGCCGCCGACGACCGCGCCGGCCGGGCTGTCGAACCCGCCGAGCGTGGCCGCCGCGAAGGCGTAGATGAGGACGCCGCCCATCATGTTGGGCTCCAGGAACAGCAGCGGCGCGACCAGCACGCCGGACACCGCGCCGACGGTGGCGGCGAGTCCCCAGCCGATCGCGAGCGTGCGGCCCACGCGGATGCCGACCAGCCGGGCCGAGTCGGGGTTCGCGGCCACGGCCCGCATGCCGAGCCCGATCCTGGTGTGCTGGAAGAGCAGGTACAGCAGGCCCATGACCAGCGCCACCACGCCGAGCACGCCGAGCGTCGAGAAGCCGACGCTCACCCCGCCGACCTCCAGCGCGCCGCGCGGGAACGGGTTCGGGAAGTCCTTGATGAGGAACGTCCAGATCCAGCCGGCGGCGGCGTTGACGAAGATGAACAGCCCGACGGTGACGATCACCAGGGTCAGCTCGGGCGCGCCCTCGACCGGCCTGATCACGATCCGCTCGATGAGCATCCCGCCC is part of the Nonomuraea coxensis DSM 45129 genome and encodes:
- a CDS encoding cytochrome P450 encodes the protein MSESSVMPLHMRRAQFDPAPDLAAAREESGVTRVKTAFGADAWLVSRYAYVREVLGDAERFPIARQTIARLPGAPEMTPEQLAKINAGNLLGQDPPEHTRLRRMLTPEFTLRRMRRMEPRVKAIIDEHLDAMEAAGPPADLVPSFALPIPSLVICELLGVPYEDRAGFQERTSRMLDVTVPAEERVALQFQGRAYMEDLVGRIQADPGEDLLGMLVREHGDDLTKDELIGIGSLLLFAGHETTSNMLSLGTLALLRHPEQLDLLRKEPERIEAAVEELLRWLSIVHSGTTKVATAETRLGDAVIAPGDLVICSLPTANRDSGAVPDADRFDLTRGAPGHLAFGHGIHHCLGAPLARMELKMAFPALFQRFPGLRVADGAEPQFRSFSVVYGLSSLPVAW
- a CDS encoding NAD-dependent epimerase/dehydratase family protein; amino-acid sequence: MRVVVIGASGHIGTYLVPRLVDAGHDVVAVSRGKREPYTPHGAWRRVTAVTADRDAEDAAGTFGRRIADLEGDAVIDLICFQEASARHLAEALTGRVRHFLHCGTIWTHGPSARVPTTEDRPKRPLGEYGRQKAAIEAYLLDRAHRDGFPATIVHPGHITGPGWVPVNPAGNVNPAVFQALADGEELALPNFGMETVQHVHADDVARLFMDALATPSASVGESFHSVAEGALTLRGYAEAVAGWFGQEARLTYLPWERWRATVSEEDAAVTYDHIMYSPHCGMAKAARLLGHRPRHEALEAIEEAVGWLVRAGTIAA
- a CDS encoding ABC transporter substrate-binding protein codes for the protein MRVSAIGCTALLLVAVGACGGRESGGDSGTAASGQCQGQQTTGITDKSIKLGGIYPLSGPASAYGDIPKGIKAYFDYVNAEKGGIGGRTVEFIVRDDGYQPPKAVEEARRLVEQDQVFALFQTLGTPSTTATWDYANQRKVPQVFVATGASKWGTDGAHPWTIGWQPNYVSEARVYAQYLKAEQPSAKIAVLFQNDDFGKDLLNGFKRAIEGTQLTIVAEQSYEVTDPSIDPQMRNLAGSKADVFLNITTPKFGSQALAADVRNTGWNPLHILNNVAASITVLKPVGFDNVQGVVSSSYYKDPNDPTWATDAEMTLYKQKVKQYAPGADPNIPYLTFGWAVANSFHKAMDAAKCPTREGLRDSVRDLRNVPIDMLLPGVTLSTGQGDAFPIESMQLMTFKGQRWELFGKVIDTRKVFGPLTG
- a CDS encoding branched-chain amino acid ABC transporter permease produces the protein MTQVEDAGVDTRPARRRLRWTPAGRRRAATAALLAAALYAPFQLVPFHVFQLTMVLVYAVALLGLNLLVGHAGQISLGHGAFFAVGAYTAAVLAHGPGLPYPLTLPAAAAVAFLLGLAFGVPAVRLRGLYLALVTLAIAIFLVPLLKRFEHVTGGSMGLTLPKPSPPAWSGLAEDQWLYFLALAVAVASFALVGSLLRSRVGRALHALRDDEGAAEVMGVRLSAYKTLAFAWSAMFAGVAGCVYTWVIGFVSPDSFTLNLSITLLAGLVVGGLGSTAGPVLGALFVMFVPSVAQDLNEAAPGVILGLLIIAVMYVAPTGLAGLAGRLIRKIPRKE
- a CDS encoding branched-chain amino acid ABC transporter permease, whose translation is MAGFLQQVVEGLGAGAIYAGLALALVLIYQFTGIVNFAQGELAMFSTYVAWQCVAAGLPFWAALALTLAVSFAGGMLIERIVIRPVEGAPELTLVIVTVGLFIFVNAAAGWIWTFLIKDFPNPFPRGALEVGGVSVGFSTLGVLGVVALVMGLLYLLFQHTRIGLGMRAVAANPDSARLVGIRVGRTLAIGWGLAATVGAVSGVLVAPLLFLEPNMMGGVLIYAFAAATLGGFDSPAGAVVGGVIVGVAETLAGAYVPAIGSDLKIGVPLAIILGVLLVRPRGLFGRAVVERA